Proteins encoded together in one Pantoea sp. CCBC3-3-1 window:
- a CDS encoding YeaH/YhbH family protein, with protein MAYFIDRRLNGKNKSAVNRQRFLRRYKSQIKQSISEAINKRSVTDVESGESVSIPIDDINEPVFHQGRGGQRHRVHPGNDHFVQNDRVERPQGGGGGGGSGQGNASQDGEGQDEFVFNISKDEYLDLLFEDLALPNLKKNQHRQLNEYKVHRAGFTSNGVPANISVVRSLQNSLARRTAMTAGKRRMLGELEASLEAVQNTEPAQLLEEERLRKEIAELRARIKRVPFIDTFDLRYKNFEKRPEPSSQAVMFCLMDVSGSMDQATKDMAKRFYILLYLFLSRTYKNVDVVYIRHHTQAKEVDEQEFFYSQETGGTIVSSALKLMDEVVKERYDPTQWNIYAAQASDGDNWADDSPLCHEILAKNILPVVRYYSYIEITRRAHQTLWREYEHLQAMFDNFAIQHIREPEDIYPVFRELFHKQAEESY; from the coding sequence ATGGCCTATTTTATCGATCGGCGTCTTAACGGCAAAAACAAAAGCGCGGTAAACCGCCAGCGCTTTTTGCGCCGCTACAAGTCGCAAATCAAGCAGTCGATCTCCGAGGCCATTAATAAGCGCTCGGTGACAGACGTTGAGAGCGGCGAATCCGTTTCAATTCCTATTGACGATATCAATGAACCCGTATTCCATCAGGGCCGCGGCGGCCAGCGCCACCGTGTCCATCCCGGTAACGACCATTTTGTGCAGAACGATCGGGTGGAGCGTCCTCAGGGCGGCGGCGGTGGCGGCGGTAGTGGCCAGGGCAACGCCAGTCAGGACGGTGAAGGTCAGGATGAATTTGTCTTCAATATTTCTAAAGACGAGTATCTGGATCTGCTGTTTGAAGATCTGGCCCTGCCTAATCTGAAGAAAAATCAGCATCGTCAGCTTAATGAATATAAAGTTCATCGGGCTGGTTTTACCTCTAACGGCGTGCCTGCGAACATCAGCGTGGTTCGTTCTCTGCAAAATTCGCTGGCCCGACGTACAGCGATGACGGCAGGTAAACGACGTATGCTGGGCGAGCTGGAAGCTTCTCTTGAGGCCGTGCAAAACACCGAACCAGCCCAGCTGCTGGAAGAGGAGCGCCTGCGTAAGGAGATTGCCGAGCTGCGCGCCAGAATCAAGCGCGTGCCTTTTATCGACACTTTTGATTTACGCTATAAAAACTTTGAGAAACGCCCGGAGCCTTCAAGCCAGGCGGTGATGTTCTGTTTAATGGACGTTTCCGGCTCAATGGATCAGGCGACCAAAGATATGGCCAAGCGTTTTTATATTCTGCTGTATCTGTTTCTCAGCCGGACGTATAAAAACGTGGACGTGGTTTATATCCGCCATCACACCCAGGCGAAGGAAGTGGATGAACAGGAGTTTTTCTACTCACAGGAAACCGGCGGCACCATTGTCTCCAGCGCACTGAAGCTGATGGATGAGGTGGTTAAAGAGCGCTATGACCCAACGCAGTGGAATATCTATGCCGCTCAGGCCTCGGATGGCGACAACTGGGCTGATGATTCACCGCTTTGCCATGAGATTCTGGCCAAAAATATCTTGCCGGTCGTTCGTTACTACAGCTACATCGAAATCACCCGCCGCGCGCATCAAACGCTGTGGCGAGAATATGAACATTTACAGGCGATGTTTGATAATTTTGCGATTCAGCATATCCGTGAACCGGAAGATATTTATCCGGTGTTCCGGGAACTTTTTCACAAACAGGCTGAAGAATCTTATTAG